A window of Cohnella herbarum contains these coding sequences:
- a CDS encoding glycosyltransferase family 2 protein, which produces MREFLLGYGYFAMYYALAITFIYFLIFGLSIRHTFPLQRGIRYNRVRKLSGSEHVPPVSLLVPAYNEELMIKENVRSLLALNYPEYEVIVVNDGSKDDTAKIMIEEFQLKEIKPIVAKRIKTEQVRGYYHNPEYPNLYFIDKENGGKADSLNAGINLSRHPLISTIDADSLLEKDALTRIARVYMENPEETVAVGGNVRILNSCTVEDGIVKKIRFPRQWWPALQNVEYIKAFLGGRIGWSSVNGLIIVSGAFGVFQKDKVIAVGGYRGGYPGEDMNIVIKLHRYCLENKIPYQVAFCPDAVCWTQAPDTYRILSSQRMRWGRGNLKNMIEEGIHMVFRPRYKVFGLLTLPYNILFETLNPYFRLSGLLAMIGYWLLNMADWKTVAVFMLVNFFSCFILSLGALYIEEKAFSRYPKLSDLNKMMIYSFLMFLGYRQVGVLWRFLGHIDFFRNNNSWGTMVRTNFNK; this is translated from the coding sequence TTGCGCGAATTTCTATTAGGATACGGTTACTTCGCCATGTATTACGCGTTGGCGATTACATTCATTTATTTCCTGATTTTCGGTCTATCGATTCGGCATACGTTTCCTCTTCAAAGAGGGATTCGATATAATCGCGTACGGAAGCTATCCGGATCCGAACACGTACCGCCGGTATCGCTGCTAGTCCCGGCGTATAACGAAGAGTTAATGATTAAAGAAAACGTTCGTTCCTTATTGGCCTTGAATTACCCGGAATACGAGGTCATCGTCGTGAACGACGGCTCTAAAGACGATACGGCCAAAATCATGATCGAAGAGTTTCAACTGAAAGAAATCAAGCCTATCGTTGCCAAACGGATTAAAACCGAACAGGTCAGAGGCTATTATCATAATCCGGAATATCCGAACTTGTATTTCATCGATAAAGAGAACGGAGGGAAGGCGGACTCCTTGAATGCCGGGATCAATCTTTCCCGCCATCCGTTGATCTCTACGATCGATGCGGATTCGCTATTAGAGAAGGATGCGCTGACCAGAATCGCCAGAGTGTATATGGAAAATCCCGAAGAAACGGTGGCGGTCGGGGGCAACGTTCGAATCCTTAACAGTTGCACGGTAGAAGACGGAATCGTTAAAAAGATTAGATTTCCCAGACAATGGTGGCCGGCTCTCCAGAACGTAGAGTATATCAAAGCTTTCTTAGGCGGTCGGATCGGTTGGAGCTCCGTTAACGGATTGATCATCGTATCCGGCGCCTTCGGCGTTTTTCAGAAGGATAAAGTGATTGCCGTAGGCGGTTACCGCGGCGGATACCCCGGGGAAGACATGAACATCGTCATCAAGCTGCACCGTTATTGCCTGGAGAACAAAATCCCTTATCAGGTCGCCTTTTGCCCGGATGCCGTGTGTTGGACGCAAGCGCCGGATACGTACCGGATTCTAAGCAGCCAACGGATGCGTTGGGGCCGCGGCAACTTGAAGAACATGATCGAAGAAGGAATCCATATGGTATTCCGCCCCCGTTACAAAGTGTTCGGACTTTTAACGCTTCCTTATAACATTCTATTCGAAACGTTGAACCCGTACTTCCGTTTGAGCGGCTTACTCGCCATGATCGGGTATTGGCTGCTGAATATGGCGGATTGGAAAACGGTCGCCGTCTTTATGCTGGTGAACTTCTTCTCCTGCTTCATTCTTAGTCTCGGAGCTTTGTATATCGAAGAAAAAGCTTTTAGTCGTTATCCTAAGCTGAGCGATCTCAACAAAATGATGATTTACTCTTTCCTCATGTTTCTCGGTTATCGTCAAGTCGGCGTTCTGTGGAGGTTCTTGGGACACATCGACTTCTTCCGCAACAATAATTCGTGGGGAACGATGGTTAGAACCAATTTCAATAAATAA
- a CDS encoding response regulator transcription factor, with protein MAIVIRNGIQEITLQLLQYIHVATAKSATCGVILAPCANMNPKTLDQAKGLMRKNDASLSVQLIYDDANQVLCAVLDGGTLGTTHYASLVLKDFLQTQHLLLGQLIVSSFPESAKPTETAIADFIQRAIRSKGNDDDIHFFTAANAETSVLIADPDDLVREFIKIRLELKGYLVYEAKDGQEAYDLFVQIMPDIVITELNLPILDGYQLIRTIQRQDSHEGKVIVLTDRQLSENRNRAYESGAADYVTKPLSISELEWKIKRLTENH; from the coding sequence ATGGCCATTGTGATTCGCAACGGAATTCAGGAAATCACGCTGCAGCTTTTACAATACATTCACGTGGCGACCGCGAAGAGCGCTACGTGCGGAGTCATTCTGGCTCCATGCGCGAATATGAACCCCAAAACGCTTGATCAGGCAAAAGGGCTAATGAGGAAGAACGATGCCTCTCTTTCCGTCCAATTGATCTATGACGACGCGAATCAGGTTTTGTGCGCCGTATTGGACGGCGGGACCTTGGGCACTACTCATTATGCGTCTCTCGTCTTAAAAGATTTTCTTCAAACTCAGCATCTGCTGTTAGGGCAATTGATCGTATCCAGCTTTCCGGAGAGCGCAAAACCGACCGAGACCGCGATCGCGGATTTCATTCAACGGGCGATTCGGAGCAAGGGGAACGATGATGACATTCATTTCTTCACGGCGGCCAATGCCGAGACGTCCGTTCTGATAGCCGATCCCGACGATCTCGTTCGCGAATTCATCAAGATCCGACTGGAGCTGAAGGGGTATCTCGTATACGAAGCCAAAGACGGGCAAGAGGCTTACGATCTATTCGTTCAAATCATGCCGGACATCGTCATTACCGAATTGAATTTGCCTATCCTGGATGGGTACCAACTCATCCGCACCATCCAGCGCCAGGATTCGCATGAAGGCAAGGTGATCGTTCTGACGGACAGGCAGCTCTCGGAAAACAGGAATCGGGCTTACGAGTCGGGGGCTGCCGACTATGTGACTAAACCTCTGTCGATCTCCGAATTGGAATGGAAAATCAAAAGACTGACCGAGAACCATTAA